One Nicotiana tabacum cultivar K326 chromosome 23, ASM71507v2, whole genome shotgun sequence genomic window, GTGTTctagaagaaccaaatcatcttttattagaTGCTCTTCTTCAtttccgacacgaagcaagaagtcaCTAAGTGTTGgatcttttcttatttttacatttcttgtcatttaaatattttttcatttgaggtcataagtataattttggtaaGCTAGCTTATATAGTTTCTGCTTTGGTCATTTTTGGAACTACTGATcgtacttgacagaaatcaccaCTTTTCTACCAAACGGTTCATCGATAACCAATATATCTCTAAAACTCTGGGCGATTGTTTCGATCGTCTGACGCTTAGCTAAAAGcacttcatcccatattatcaccttttctttccttataaatttagtaCTATTGATCTGAtgtgatatatttgtgatggttatttcagttatttgaagaggtatatcaaatctaaagtgagttgcacgacctcataataaaatcgttgttggtacaccacttgttcttattgctaacaatatcatgcctcttgatatgacatttgcaagtaatgcagGACATaggaatattatttcgattccgccggaggcatctacaaaggataATTCTGCTATACCAGGATCGattttttataatatagtcttgaaagcttattCTTGTTCAGGATTTAGCTTTGTTTGTGATTCCTCAAAGACTTGTATGTCCTTcttaatattatatattttttcaatttgaaaaataattttactcgtatgatgaatttaaaaaataatttaattggattctcttgctaaataattaattgaaagatttaattatttggttttaacataaaatataatttattttctgttgatttagattcttaatattagttcatctcatgtttgaatatttaaccgtaattataattttatccaccataaattttattttcaaagagtaaaaagatcgatgacatttcacttttagatctttatattttcaaaatcattagAGGTATTGGCTCTTAttaacatttttctttcttttctcacacatttatgttcttaaatattttcttagttgttctttaataacttggtatatttttatatattacaagaaaaattaataataaattttttttatttgagtaggaaagcaGTTCAAATATAATACAATAATATATTATTGTGAggattttttttctcaatttcaacgctTTATGCAGTTCGTTTAGCATACTCTTTTTTTGTATTGAATATTATAAAGTGGTAATGTATTACCAATAcagaggattcttatgaaattgattttattaaaccttcctacatatttttaataagaattcaatagaccagattgtattaattttaaaatcttaaatattaaaaacattAACATAGAagttattgtagtccaaaaaaataagttattacagCAATGtactttccctatgagttcttctgtttaatattttaggaGTATTTTGGTTTATCAATAttatattcgtgcttttataataatatatgctCTCTCCtgtttctaaatggatttggacaatataacacgttttcaaattaaattagtaataagaattttttaaaaagtatatcctaaaagtaataggattacaaggctaatatctatgcccgaaaataattatactaataggatttctaaaggtaatcatgtagtaTTTCTAACGTGAAGTATTATGTTCTAAAACAAATATGATTACAAAACTAATGTCTAGAATTCCGATTATGtcgagttattatgcttaatataaaaagattatttttgtaattaaatattttattcatacttttataataatatagatagatattgtTTTCCTTTAACCATTTTGTCACCCTATCTGCAGTGCCTCTTCAGCTTCTTGACCATAAGTAAACTCGTTTGGTTGATTGCTTGGGGCTCAATATTTTGTTTTTCTCAATCTGCTTCATGTCTATTAAAAACTCGTTTGGTTTATTTATTGGGCTTTAAACAGTTTTGGCTCCATAATCACTGCTTTTACCCTTTTTTAGGCACCGTAAGAGGATCGCGATGCTGATTTACGTTTAGTATCAGAAAAGTAAGTTAATTTAACTGACTAAAGTGATCCGGAACATCCTTATCAACACCATAACTATAAACAAAGGTAATCACACAACAATACATGAAAAATAACACATTGACTTCGAATAAATCAGAATAAGCATAATTTAGGGTTTTAACTTGTAGTAACTGTTCTTCGACTGCAAAGGTTCAAATTATGGCTCCAGAACAACAAGACATTACTTCAGAAAAATTATTTCAATGCTCTTTCAGGTTAAGCAAGCGTCGCAGCTATGGGGAAAAAAGCTTGGAGTTTGTAGGAGAACTTGAGAGTTAAAACTTGGGGAAAGGGTTTTCCCACTTAGTTGTAGAGTTTAAAGTTTGCCCCAAAAGTTTTTAAATATTCTCTTAGCATTTTCTTGGGCCAAAAAAAAGGATAAAGAGAAATAAATAGGGGCtccaagaaataaaataaaaacttgtgGGGGTGTGCCAACTAATTCTTCCGAGTAACTCTATGTATTTTCTGTTtagaaaacaatatatatatatatatatatgtagaaattTGACAGACCTGTTAAGTGATAATTTGAGGAAATTTTGTCATAATGAACACAAAACATTGGATACCTTGGAACTTGGCCTCAAATATCTAGGAAGACACCAAACTGCACGTGCACATAATCCTATGAGTATTTGTCACTATGTCAAAATTTCATGATAGCTAGGATTGAGAGGAGACaaggttgattttattttatgaatataTGTTTATGTTTTTCTCCACTTTAACTATTCAGTTTGAACGTTACTGGTCAAATTAATTTGAACTCGCGTAAATACGTCCACTAAGGAAGTAAACTACTTTCTATCATAACAATTATCCATTCCTAAGGTTAGAAAAATTGATACTTCAAGTTAGGAATATATGTATAGTATAAACTATTTTACTTGTCCAGTTGTTCGACATTAGTTAGTTACGTTGCACCAAATACAAATATGTTTTGGTCCATACTCTCACATATCGTCTTCCATGCTTCTCCACATTTCCTCAACTTACTATGCTCCAAAAGCCAAATAATTTTTGCATCTccatgtttattttattcaatttaagCCCCTGTTTTTAATTGACAAAAGGACAAAACACACCGTCAAATTTAGCAAAgtcaaatctttaattaaagaCATTAGATTAGCTTGCCATCAGTATTTAATGAAGCACTTATCATCTTGCTTAAGATTCTAGTTGGGATCAAGGTATGTCACATACTTAGTTAACAAGACGACATACTTTTCAagcaaaatttattttaaattcattgtCTTAAAGCttaattaatttgttagttaGCCACTAAAATTTTATTAAGGTTGCATTGCTAAGTTTCCCAAATTAATGCTTTTCAAATAATATGTAATCTTTCAGGATTGATAATGAAGACAGGTAGTAATTTCTTCGACTCTTTACATGTGATGGGAAACCATATTAGACAAGAAAAAATCTGCAGATATATAGACTGTAAATACGAAGTCAGTCAAATCTTTACTTTTTTGGCTCATTTCCGACATCCTTCAAACACCCTACTATTATACCACGTTAAATCTAGGTTTTCAcaatactttttctttttaataatttttccGAACCCCACTTTTGAGATtctacttgttgttgttgttgttgttgttgttatctcCCGCTAATATAAGTAACTCTTTCCACTAAAGCTTAGGATAGTAGCAAAAATTCACCAAGCACTTTTTATCTTTTTTGATATATGAATCctatttttttacaatttttattaCCATTATGCCACATCTTCGAATTCGCGAGCATTTTAATTGTTATCGAATTATGACCAACTACTGAACACCTCTTTAATATTGTACTACTAAACAAAGATCCTAGTTATTGGTTTGTCTTCTTTCTCTAGATTCATCGcattgattttttcacctttaGAACCATTCCTTTTATATATTTGCATATAGCTTCACTCTCTCCTTCAACTCAACCCAACAATTGCAACCTAAAGAAGGTAAGAGCCCAACTCTCATTCgccttcattttttgcattttagtgtTTTATACGAAGTAAAAGCTCTAAACTCTGCTCCTTCGATTGATTATTCGCGCATTCTTAATTCAAAAAAGAGTTGTGGCTATGGCTTCTTCATGTCCTAGTCCACATGCAAAGTTTTCATTCGAGTGTCGACCAAAGTTGCTTAAAGATTTCCTCCAAGACGAGTCCCCTTCTTACTCCTCAAATATAAGTTTTCAATCACACCCTCAAAAAGCTTATAAATCTACAAGTCAAAGATTTTTGAACAAAAATTCATCTCAACTACATAGAAGTCGATCATCTAGAGCTGCTTCAGCTACTATTTCCGCCATTCACAAGGTCATTAACATTGTTAAGTTCTTGCCATTTACCTATGTTAAATCCCCATCCATTTTACCTAGAAGCATTTCGAGAAAACTAtcaagaagaaatcacaaagagACTGAAAACTATATTTTGAACCATGAGGTCTCAGTTACTGTCAAAGTCAAAGTCAAAGATATCTTACGGTGGAAATCATCTAAGGACCTAGTGGAGGAGAAATCTACACCGTTGGATTATGCTCATTCCCCCTTTAAGTGTGATTTTACTGCTGAGAATTTATCTTCTTGGTGTGGTGAAATAGACGAATGCTATGGCAAAAGGAATTTACTTGAAGAAGGTGTCGGTGGTTGTTGCGTTACAGAGACAAGAGGAATCAAATTGGACCCCAAGGTAATTTTCTTTTGGAGTTTTTCTTCTTTCCTAAATATACTAAATTGATTTAATAGATTTATTATTAGTAATACTGTACCATCATATTGCATGAACTTTTGCGTCCTTGTTGAAATAAATCTAATCTAAGCCTCGTATAGAGTTTGACGTGGCTTCAATAATATCTTTTACTAACTTATTAAAATTGGGTTCTATGGTTAATTTCATCATATAGTCCTCAGCTCATAATAGTTAGTATCTGGTAAATAACAACTCGAATATATCTCGAGAGGGGATGGATTGCACGTAAGGGTGATGATGAGATTTGAGTGTAGGATCTAATCTGTATGTTAAAGTGAGTGACTATATCATTTAAAAGTTTAAGTAATTACTTGAGAGAGTATATATACttctaattatttaattatgCCTTTAATTAACAACTTGTACAATTTTagttgttgtcattattaattTGGATAACAGTGAAGTACTCCATCGAATTTACAAAttgagctatatatatatatatgatggacttaTGTAACAGGAACACTATGAGAACGAGCAGCACAGTCCAGTCTCAGTTCTTGAATCTCCATTTCGTGAAGATCAGGACGAATACTTTTCTTTCCATAGAACCCTTGTTGATACTGACAGTAAGTTTCGATCTCCAAGTACCTCAACGATTTAGCTTATATATAATGACAGCTAGCCAAAATATCTTTTACAGTGTACTTTAACTTATTATTGTAGTAGGTACCTATCTTACTTTAGATTATAAATTCATTTTTTTGATAGCTTTTACAAGTCAATGTAGAAAGTTAAAACTCTTATGGTAGTGGTCGATCAACTTGCATGCACGGCTATTCCAATTACCTCAATACCTTCAAGTTATCTTTTTTCTACGAGGAAGTTTGTGTTATGATAATATCGTTTAAAAGACAGGAATTAGCAACGGACAAATTCTATAGCCAAACAtaaaaattcatcacaaatccTATTGAGCAATGGATTAGCGACAAATATCAAGAAATTCTGCTAGCTACGagcgacagattagcgacgaAATTCGTAGCTAATTCCAGTTGTTTTGTAGACGATGATGATTAACTTGTCACTATATTGCAGGAAGAAAGTGCATGCTCAGGGAAAGAATTCAAGCGTTTGAGAGTCTAGAAGAAGGAAACACTAGCTTTAAcgaggaggatgaagaaatacaagaaCAAGAAACGCATGAGATTGAAGAAAACGCAAAGAAATTATTAAGCCATttcaaagaaactgaaaagttGTGCACGGAAGATTGTGAAGCAAATGTGGATCAGCTTTTGTTGGATTTCTTCTGGCATGAACTGATTCAAAACAATGTTGATGAAAGTGAAATCTTAATGAAAGAAGCTAAATCTTTGATCAATGGAGAGTATAATGATGAATTTGAGTGGGAGAATGAGGACAAAAGGGAGGCCTATATAAGGGATATGCAAGAACTAGGGAGATGGAATTACAAGTTTGAAGAGGAGAAAGAAGAGTTGGCGTTAGACTTGGAGTTTGAGGTGCTTACTGATTTGGTCCATGAGGTCTTGGTAGATTTTTTTGCTCTTAATCGGTAGTAGAAGTGCACAAAAATACTCGCTTGCTGTCTTGTTCTCTATCGTCATGAACTGAGACTACGAGCTGTAAAGgtagaaaaaaaaatagatcaCGAGACGGTGATTCCGTTTTTTTCTTGAAAACAACTTAGAATTTGAGTTAAATCAATTCGATCTTTGTGGTCTCTCTTTTACATgtatgcatattgacatgtataGAACGTGATGTAGGACTAAATTGTAGCTCAACTAGGAGAGGCTGAATTACAACTGTGTTCGTTCTGTACCCAAGATTTTTAAGTTGTGGGTGCTCAACCGCCTTAAATCTCAAAGTGCGGTTGGAGATTGGCTGTTGTATGTTATTAGTAGTAAATGTAGTAGTGTTTGGTTAAAGCAAAATGGCTGCGTGAGTACCCAGTAGTTACACTATAGGTCCGCCAACGGTTCTGTATAATTCCAACATACAGAAATGTTGCACGCAGAGTATCATCtgtttggaaagttgagaaacCTAGAAATGTTGAACAAACCACATTTGTATTAATGGCATATTTTGATCTGATCGATtttggttttgatgattgacaaaggaatacatgcatgaaccaggtccatggaCAGTGTACCCACGTGATGGACAGAATCAAGCAAAAGACATGCACGTGAAAGAGATAAGTATAAGTGATTATTTCTTATAACCCtgaacgaaaaggttgcatatttgataaggagCATGATTCCTTACTTGAAAagaactctatccaagataagAAAATAGTTAGAAGCTGAAGTTGACTAggactcttccaccaaggaagagtaaagtattagaactctagttaactcttattctactaactctataaatatcagTTTTGTTCTCTTTTACATGTGACACGAACATACAGAAGTAAAAGCATGAattgagagaaaaatagcaaggcattttgtgagCAATTCCTGTGAGATTCAAGAGTGTGATCCTGAAGCTAcacgaaccagattgaagaaTCAGTttcataaagagttttatgtgtctttctttatttctagtccAAAGTGTAGTAGgcgttttgagttgtacctttcagctttcttaGAAGCAAATTGTACTAGGTACCTGAGTTGTATTATtaaagttagagttaacttgaagtagtcGCAACAACATGTGGCGTATTGCTACAaggttagagttaatccttaggtttgcaagaggttgtaaacttgagttgtattgttcaagttagagttaacttgaagcagTCGCAACAGCATGTGGCTGGTTGTTATAAGGGTTAGAGGTAATTCCTAGGTTTGCAAGAGTTTGTAAACTTTGTTGTTGGCTCAGCATTGTAGTGAAGTGTTTGGGAAATCCTACtgggtagtaggtcgtgattttttacCTGCCGGGTGTTTTCCCCataaaaattcttgtgttctttaatttttgcattatttattTCGCAACTGTAGCGTAAGGAACACAtataagaaccaggtccttcgaTAATCTAGTGCACGAAAAagttggacaccacacaaatcaccccatCTTGTGTGACATTGAAGTAttaaacatcaattggtatcagagcaggttatccttgaagaggctaacaccttaggaaaagatcaagatgagtgcactacCTGAAAATTGTAAAGATCAATCCACCACTAGGCCACCACTATCCAATAATCACTACTATTCTTTGTGGAAGGAGAGAAGAAGATATCACTTTCAGATAACTGATGGATGCTTCAAATGTGATAAAAAGAACCACATGTTCAAAAACTGTCCTATATGGGAAGTCGAGTGGAAAAAGGAGAGTTCTaaaagaagaaacagaaagaaGGAACAAGTTCATGATAAGAAGAAATACAACAAAGGGCCATCCAAAGCAATGGTTGATGCTTGGGAAGACATTTCAGATAAGGACATTGACGATGATGATGCCGAACGAGCTCTTATAGCAATTCAAGAATCTGAAGATGAACCTGAAGAAGAATCCGAGATAAGTTTTCTAGGCCTAAAGGATAAAATTAAAGTCCTTTTTAAAGATAGACTATCAGAATTATTGCTAACTTTAATTGATGAATCTAAGAATATAAGTTCTGAAAAAGAACAATTGTCAAAGGAGTGTGTCATTTTGAAAGCAAAGTGAAAAAACCTAAAACTTAGGGCTTGAAACTGAAAATGAAAACGCtgtgttgaagaaccaggttcatgcacttgacACATCTCTTCTAGAACTTAGATCTAGAAATCTGAAATTGAAGTTAGGAGCAGGTAAAGAAATAGCTAGTGGCACACAACTCTCACTAGAAGAGGATCTAGGAAAGGTAAAAGATGAGCTATATAAAAGGGATGAACTGGTAAGAACTTTGAAAGAGGACTTGAATAAGTTTAAGCATGAGTTAGATAGAACATGTAAATGGAACAGGTACTCCGATGCACTTTTatggctacaagaacaccatagtagcaataGAAAGGGACTTGGCTTTGGAAACTCTGCACCCAAATGGGATACTAAAAATAAGTACCTAACACTTCCTAAGAATAAAATTTGCACTCATTGTGGTAACATTAGATACTATAGGAGTGAATGTGTAGCAAAATAAAAGGCAAGTCTAAGAAACAAAAAATTTGTTCTAGGGAAGAATAGGCTGCCAAGTTGGgcaaagaaaaaattaatttatccaTTTGCCCATAGAAAGGGACCGAAACTAGTTTAGGTTCTTAAGACTAAcctctaattttttttttgcaagtCCAAATGAGAGAGAGAATCCAAATATGGTATATGAAAAGAGGTTGCTCAAAACACATTACAGGAAATAATAAAAGGTTCCTTTCATTTGTGGCCTTTAaaagaggtaatgtctcctttggaaatagagagaaaggtgagattattggAGTTGGGAAGgtaggaaaattaaattatcacTCAATTAAGAATGTCTACCTGATAGATGGATTGAAATACAGCTTGATAAGTATCtcacaactgtgtgatagaggAAACATGGTAGCTttcacctctacaaaatgctttgtgattaatcttaccattgacaagatagttttgcagggaaaaagagtgaataaCATATATGTGGTTGATATGTCTACACtttcagataatgaactcacttgcttaagtgtgttggataatgatcccctcctttggcacaagagacttggacacgCCAGTCTAAGCCAACTCAataaactagtctccaaggacttggggatagggttgcctaacattaagttcaaggaagataaagtttatGAAgattgtgcaagggggaagcaggtaagatcctcttttaaaagcaaCAAAATAGTACGTACTACaaggacgatggaactggtctatatggatctatgtggaccaaTGAAAAtattgagcagaggtggtaaaagatatgttatggtgcttgttgattattctaggtttacttgggacactatttttaatatctaaagatgaagcatttgacatgttcatttcatttgttagaaaaactcagaaccagctaggtaatcaacttgcttCAATTcggtctgatcatggtactgaatttgagaatgctaaatttgttgaattttgtggtgagcatggtatagatcataacttttctgcccctagaactccacagcaaaatggagtagttgaaagaaagaataggacattggaggaaatggctaggactatgctactTGCTCGTAAATTGCCCTATAGCTTCTGGGCAAAATCTGTGAACACtacatgctacatcataaataggtgcatgactagacctcttgttgagaagactccctatgagtaaCTTAAAgggataaaaccaaatatatctcACCTTAGtttatttggatgcaagtgctttgtgcacaataatggaaaagactccctaggtaagtttgatcccagaagtgatgagggagtattcttgggatattatTCACATAGTAAAACTTATAAGATTTATAaaaaaagaactatgtgtgtagaagaaagtgtacatgtaatttttgatgaaactaacattctttttaAGAGGCAGGAACaggatgatgaagcaattgggctggtaagaaactcaaataaAACCACATCCCAGATTGAAGCTACACCAGAGGAAGGAACATGTAATGGAACAAGTCCTTCCACCCAGGGAaccctgacagggggaactgaacaaagaggaactGGCCCTCAAACTTCGAGAGAACCTGCCCATGAACCTGTTCGTCAACAACAGAACATTGAAGGAACATCTAagggaaaccagttggttgtgaaaccttataagtatcaaagttctcatcccattgggaacataatcactgatccaacctctggaatcaaaatcagatcttctttgaagaatctttgtacttttgatgcttttttatctcttgttgaacctaaaaatgttactgaggctttgcaggatttAGACAGGGCTAAcacaatgcaagatgaactcaaccaatttgagagaagtcaagtttggcaccTGGTACTAAGACCCAAGGACaaatcagtaattggcacaaactgggtcttcagaaacaaacttgatgaagatggaacagttttacaagaaactaagcaagattggtggttcaaggatatagtcaagaggagggcataaaCTACAATGAGACTCTTGCTCCAGTTGAAAGATTGGAAGCAATTATACTCCTTATAGTCTTTGCTGcgtacatggaattcactctccatcggatggatgtcaagagtgccttcctcaacggctatctaaaggaagaagtgtttgtcaagcaacttcctggctttgaaagcaaggaaaGTCCTGATCATGTCGACAAACTTGACAAGGCattttatgggctcaagcagactccaagagcatggtataaAAGATTGTCTAAATtcttgcttgagcatggctacaagagaggtaaaattaaCAATACTCTGTTCTTGaaaaaaaaggtaaagatctcttggtatttcagatatatgttgatgatataatctttggagcaattATAGATAGGTTAAGTAAAGAATTTACTCAACTAATgaggagtgaatttgaaatgagtatgataggtgagcttaatttctttttaggcttacaaataaaataaaattcaaatagaactatgatccatcaataaaagtatgtgaaagagttgcttaaaaggtttaaaatggaagattccaaagaaattgatactcttatagcaacaaccacaaaattagatatagatgaacctggttcatctgtagaTCAGAAGATGTATAGGGGTATGATCGGCTCTTTCTTATATCTCACTACTAGTAGACCTggcattgttttcagtgtaggcctttgtgctagatttcaggctaatccaaaggagtctcacttgactgttgttaagaggatcttgagatacctaaaaggcaccactgacctctgtctatggtatccaaaaggtagtaatttcaacttagtgggatatgctgatgttgattatgtaggttttcttgtggatagaaagagcacctcaggtatggtatactttcttggctcatgtcttgtgtcatgggccaccaaaaagcaaaattatgTGGCCTTGTCTACTGCTGAAGTTGAGTATGTGGCTgctgcctcatgttgtgctcaattattgtggatcaaacaacaattaatggactttgAAATTGATATAGGTTGTATCCCCATCTTTTGTGAAAACACCAGtacaattagtatgaccaagaaaccggttcatcacaaaagaactaagcacatagatgttaggcattactttttgagggacaactatgaagATGGTTTGATCATTATGGAATTGtgtgctactgataagcaaatAGTTGACATCTTCATTAAGCTTTGAGTAAAGATCACTTTTAAAGGAAcaagttagaattagggatgattaagatcacctaaaagaagCTGGTTCTAACTCAATGATTGGTTAgataatttgtgaattttgtaaatA contains:
- the LOC107786461 gene encoding uncharacterized protein LOC107786461, whose product is MASSCPSPHAKFSFECRPKLLKDFLQDESPSYSSNISFQSHPQKAYKSTSQRFLNKNSSQLHRSRSSRAASATISAIHKVINIVKFLPFTYVKSPSILPRSISRKLSRRNHKETENYILNHEVSVTVKVKVKDILRWKSSKDLVEEKSTPLDYAHSPFKCDFTAENLSSWCGEIDECYGKRNLLEEGVGGCCVTETRGIKLDPKEHYENEQHSPVSVLESPFREDQDEYFSFHRTLVDTDRRKCMLRERIQAFESLEEGNTSFNEEDEEIQEQETHEIEENAKKLLSHFKETEKLCTEDCEANVDQLLLDFFWHELIQNNVDESEILMKEAKSLINGEYNDEFEWENEDKREAYIRDMQELGRWNYKFEEEKEELALDLEFEVLTDLVHEVLVDFFALNR